From one Streptomyces sp. N50 genomic stretch:
- a CDS encoding DUF4041 domain-containing protein, with protein MSAYRFNPPPGWPVPPPGWAPPPEWVPDPTWPTPPEGWQLWVPEGAVPGTVTAGAPEPGAPVSPDSPTAPAVPAPRKGGLFGRRRADALSEADELRAWITRTQGLDAVQVADLVRRTELEAAALRERLGAEAAAEAQGVLKDARDTAKEILDDARRTAKETERTRKDADRQRKEVFDGERRLAELQARIVVTDETAMLQEAGVYAYRHALHDAIAYRSRLDTLQTEIKNLARTDRAVLAITGWTVNGSTREGQKMVRDFSKLMLRAYNAEADYAVRTMRPHRLRPLVDRLYKSRETIAKLGATMHIRISDEYHNARVRELELTADFLQKKDEEKEAQREARAKEREEAAVQRELDRQREKLNKELGHYQVALDRLCERGDAAAVAEMEAKLAEIEGALQDVETRAANIRTGYVYVISNVGAFGDRVVKIGMTRRLEPLDRIYELSGAAVPFRFDVHALIFSKDAVGLESELHRRFAPRRVNQVNSRKEFFYATPTEVRDALRPFTGQHLIEFTEEPQALEWRASKQPA; from the coding sequence ATGAGTGCTTACCGGTTCAATCCGCCGCCCGGCTGGCCCGTGCCGCCTCCGGGGTGGGCGCCGCCGCCGGAGTGGGTGCCCGACCCGACGTGGCCGACGCCTCCGGAGGGCTGGCAGTTGTGGGTGCCGGAGGGGGCCGTTCCCGGGACCGTCACGGCGGGCGCACCGGAGCCGGGCGCACCCGTCTCCCCCGACTCCCCCACCGCTCCCGCCGTACCCGCGCCCCGTAAAGGCGGCCTCTTCGGCCGTCGCCGGGCCGATGCCCTCTCCGAGGCCGACGAGTTGCGGGCCTGGATCACCCGGACGCAGGGGCTGGACGCCGTACAGGTGGCCGATCTGGTGCGGCGGACCGAGCTGGAGGCGGCCGCGCTGCGCGAGCGGCTCGGTGCCGAGGCCGCGGCGGAGGCCCAGGGGGTGTTGAAGGACGCCCGGGACACGGCGAAGGAGATCCTCGACGACGCGCGCCGGACGGCGAAGGAGACCGAGCGGACGCGCAAGGACGCCGACCGGCAGCGCAAGGAGGTGTTCGACGGGGAGCGGCGGCTCGCCGAGCTGCAGGCGCGGATCGTCGTCACCGACGAGACCGCGATGCTGCAGGAGGCCGGGGTCTACGCGTACCGGCACGCCCTGCACGACGCCATCGCCTACCGCAGCCGGCTCGACACCCTGCAGACCGAGATCAAGAACCTCGCCCGCACCGACCGGGCCGTGCTCGCGATCACGGGCTGGACGGTCAACGGCTCCACGCGCGAGGGCCAGAAGATGGTCCGCGACTTCTCCAAGCTGATGCTGCGCGCGTACAACGCCGAGGCCGACTACGCGGTGCGGACCATGCGCCCGCACCGGCTGCGCCCGCTCGTCGACCGGCTCTACAAGAGCCGCGAGACGATCGCCAAGCTCGGCGCCACCATGCACATCCGGATCAGCGACGAGTACCACAACGCGCGGGTGAGGGAGTTGGAGCTCACCGCCGACTTCCTGCAGAAGAAGGACGAGGAGAAGGAGGCCCAGCGCGAGGCCCGCGCCAAGGAGCGCGAGGAGGCGGCCGTGCAGCGCGAACTCGACCGCCAGCGCGAGAAGTTGAACAAGGAGCTCGGTCACTACCAGGTGGCCCTGGACCGGCTATGCGAGCGCGGCGACGCGGCGGCCGTCGCGGAGATGGAGGCCAAACTCGCCGAGATCGAGGGCGCGTTGCAGGACGTCGAGACCCGCGCGGCGAACATCCGCACCGGCTACGTCTACGTCATCTCGAACGTCGGCGCCTTCGGCGACCGCGTCGTGAAGATCGGCATGACCCGCAGGCTCGAACCCCTCGACCGGATCTACGAGTTGAGCGGCGCCGCGGTGCCGTTCCGCTTCGACGTCCACGCGCTGATCTTCAGCAAGGACGCGGTCGGCCTGGAGTCGGAACTCCACCGGCGGTTCGCCCCGCGCCGGGTGAACCAGGTGAACAGCCGCAAGGAGTTCTTCTACGCCACCCCGACCGAAGTACGGGACGCGCTGAGGCCGTTCACCGGCCAGCACCTGATCGAGTTCACGGAGGAACCCCAGGCACTGGAGTGGCGGGCCAGCAAGCAGCCCGCCTGA
- a CDS encoding VOC family protein, which produces MTLEWEQVIVHAEDPTALGQWWAEALGWVVVYSDADEYEIRPAPDRLPGLDFVRLDEAKQSKSRLHLDFRPDDQAAEVARLEAHGARRVDIGQGEQSWVVLADPEGNEFCVLGQRRQ; this is translated from the coding sequence ATGACCTTGGAATGGGAACAGGTAATCGTCCACGCGGAGGATCCGACGGCCCTCGGGCAGTGGTGGGCCGAGGCGCTGGGGTGGGTCGTGGTGTACTCCGACGCCGACGAGTACGAGATCCGCCCCGCGCCGGACCGCCTCCCGGGCCTGGACTTCGTCCGGCTCGACGAGGCCAAGCAGAGCAAGAGCCGCCTGCACCTGGACTTCAGGCCGGACGACCAGGCCGCCGAGGTGGCCCGCCTGGAGGCGCACGGCGCGCGCCGCGTCGACATCGGCCAGGGCGAGCAGTCCTGGGTGGTCCTGGCGGACCCCGAGGGCAACGAGTTCTGCGTACTGGGTCAGCGCCGGCAGTAG
- a CDS encoding cupin domain-containing protein: protein MTPEDLVAHYGLEPIPREGGLFRQTWAGPARPDGRPEGTAIVALLTADDFSALHRLPADEVWHFYLGDPLELLLLAPDGTSSTAVLGPDLPHGQHVQFTVPGGTWMGARVVAGGSWSFFGCTMAPGFTYDGYEHGDAGELTARYARTPAEAARITGLCRP, encoded by the coding sequence GTGACCCCAGAGGACCTCGTCGCCCACTACGGGCTGGAGCCGATCCCCCGCGAGGGCGGCCTGTTCCGCCAGACGTGGGCGGGCCCGGCGCGGCCCGACGGCCGCCCGGAGGGCACCGCGATCGTCGCCCTGCTCACGGCGGACGACTTCTCCGCGCTCCACCGCCTCCCCGCCGACGAGGTCTGGCACTTCTACCTCGGCGACCCCCTGGAACTCCTGCTCCTCGCCCCGGACGGCACGTCGAGCACGGCGGTCCTCGGGCCGGATCTGCCGCACGGCCAGCACGTCCAGTTCACCGTGCCCGGCGGCACCTGGATGGGGGCGCGGGTGGTGGCGGGCGGCTCGTGGTCGTTCTTCGGCTGCACGATGGCTCCCGGCTTCACCTACGACGGCTACGAGCACGGCGACGCGGGCGAGTTGACCGCCCGCTACGCCCGCACCCCGGCCGAGGCCGCCCGCATCACCGGGCTGTGCCGCCCGTGA
- a CDS encoding HdeD family acid-resistance protein, producing the protein MTEAPSGPWGPEYDDRRAHAPRDPRPPQDEPEFEGPLFALSKAAWQVVLLTGVASLILGVLVLVWPGASLFAAGILFGLYLLISGVFQLVAAFGTHRATSLRVLAFISGALSIVLGLFCFRGPMQSILLLALWIGIGWLIRGITQTLAAIHDRTMPARGWQIFLGIVTFIAGIVLIDSPFRSVAVLTLVCGIWLVAVGVVEIVTAVRMRSHAKQVPQAL; encoded by the coding sequence ATGACCGAGGCACCGAGCGGCCCCTGGGGCCCGGAGTACGACGACCGCCGCGCCCACGCGCCACGCGACCCGCGGCCCCCGCAAGACGAGCCGGAATTCGAAGGGCCCCTCTTCGCCCTGTCCAAAGCCGCGTGGCAGGTCGTCCTGCTCACCGGCGTCGCGTCCCTCATCCTCGGCGTGCTGGTCCTCGTGTGGCCCGGCGCGTCCCTCTTCGCGGCCGGCATCCTCTTCGGCCTCTACCTCCTGATCAGCGGCGTCTTCCAACTGGTCGCCGCCTTCGGCACCCACCGCGCGACCTCGCTGCGCGTCCTCGCGTTCATCAGCGGCGCGCTGTCGATCGTGCTGGGCCTGTTCTGTTTCCGCGGCCCGATGCAGTCGATCCTCCTCCTCGCCCTGTGGATCGGCATCGGCTGGCTGATCCGGGGCATCACGCAGACCCTGGCCGCCATCCACGACCGGACGATGCCCGCCCGCGGCTGGCAGATCTTCCTCGGGATCGTCACCTTCATCGCCGGCATCGTGCTGATCGACTCCCCGTTCCGCTCGGTCGCCGTCCTCACCCTCGTCTGCGGCATCTGGCTGGTCGCGGTCGGCGTCGTCGAGATCGTCACCGCCGTCCGGATGAGGAGCCACGCCAAGCAGGTGCCCCAGGCCCTGTGA
- a CDS encoding SDR family NAD(P)-dependent oxidoreductase: MPPVSRLLEGRFALVTGASGGIGRGIALRFAEEGAAGVVLQCRTAVEAAGEVADRVRELGARAVVLQADLTDEDACRGLVREADGWSGGRLTALVNNAGVQPTQPLPGMTAADWRTVVDTNLTSVFACTQAAAAVMREHGVGGTVTHIASIEASAPAALHAHYSASKAAVVMHARSAALEYGPYGIRVNTVSPGLIDREGLEEAWPDGVRRWREAAPTGRLGRPEDVGDACVFLASSLASWVTGHDLVVDGGVLARPTW, translated from the coding sequence GTGCCGCCCGTGAGCCGCCTGCTGGAGGGCCGGTTCGCCCTGGTCACGGGCGCGAGCGGCGGCATCGGCCGGGGGATCGCGCTGCGGTTCGCGGAGGAGGGCGCGGCAGGGGTCGTACTCCAGTGTCGTACGGCGGTGGAGGCGGCCGGTGAAGTGGCGGATCGGGTACGGGAGTTGGGTGCCCGTGCCGTCGTACTGCAAGCCGATCTGACCGACGAGGACGCCTGCCGTGGACTGGTCCGCGAGGCGGACGGGTGGAGCGGCGGACGGCTCACGGCACTGGTCAACAACGCGGGCGTACAGCCCACCCAGCCCCTGCCCGGGATGACCGCGGCGGACTGGCGGACGGTCGTCGACACCAACCTGACCAGCGTCTTCGCGTGCACACAGGCGGCGGCCGCGGTGATGAGGGAACACGGTGTCGGCGGCACGGTGACGCACATCGCCTCCATCGAGGCGAGCGCCCCCGCCGCCCTCCACGCGCACTACTCCGCGTCCAAGGCCGCCGTCGTCATGCACGCGCGGTCCGCGGCCCTGGAGTACGGCCCGTACGGCATCCGCGTCAACACGGTCTCGCCCGGTCTGATCGACCGGGAGGGGTTGGAGGAGGCCTGGCCGGACGGGGTGCGGCGGTGGCGGGAGGCGGCGCCGACGGGGCGGCTGGGGCGGCCGGAGGATGTCGGGGACGCGTGTGTGTTCCTCGCGTCCTCCCTCGCTTCCTGGGTCACCGGGCACGACCTTGTCGTGGACGGCGGAGTGTTGGCGCGGCCCACCTGGTGA
- a CDS encoding GNAT family N-acetyltransferase: MTTQIYRDTWGIPHLRADSADELARAQGRVTALDRAWQIEVERHRAQGTSASFLGVRALPWDLFARRARLDDTARRCFAALEERDPETARWVRAYVDGVNEGLAAGTSAPEFADSGLEPGRWNPWTPLGIWLATHILFAGFPAKLWREEAIRHLGPDAVGLFATDGPGTSGSNGWLVSGERTTTGQALLAGDPHRFIEDPGVYQQVHLSCPEFDVVGLTVPGVPGIAHFGHTGTVAWAITNAMADYQDLYRERLRRTGAGVEALGPDGTWRRAARHTETIDVAGEDPVEVEIIETERGPVVIGGPEGLDGGIIGEPEGLYGGITGGPGLDGGIVGGPEGLDGGIIGEPERLAGGISTPPDTPLHAPLHASPHAPPPTPPLAVSLRYPPRVTEDLGFTSLLPLLRARQVADVDRAFDDWAEPVNVVQAADTEGGTLHRVAGMVPSRADANRTRLVPAWEPGHEWHGWHRPPRAGLNGDGIAVMANQRGPATPLGVEFAPNHRADRIAELLGEREKWSAADLPAIHMDTHLGSATPLLDHLAALTHLTPEASALRERLLAWDRRMDAGSSDAAAYATVRGAVVRRIAAHPTFAALAEPPAYPEVFLPWLALLPRVAFALEHLLSARKLYGIDRPEIVRAAVEEAAAEPIGTWGDTHRLAPWRALAETAPTPGPGLSGDHDCVLCTSAVPGLTDLSARGPAARFVWDLARREDSLWVVPWGASGVASSPHCRDQLPLWLKGDLVPVITDFTRLELHQETAPARQPVHSQHIPGFGTVRVLPLDPVADAPTIHRWVSEQRAAFWGMNGLTQAQVTEIYAHMDTLDTHHAHLVTRDDEPVALLQTYDPAADRVGDCYAVEPGDIGIHLLLAPAGPDGARPGWSAAVMGVLASYVLLGLDRRRIVVDPDVRNEKAIARFLRQGFVAGPRVVLPEVDIPDVFIPEKRAQLAFLPREVAFP, translated from the coding sequence GTGACGACCCAGATCTACCGCGACACCTGGGGGATCCCCCACCTGCGCGCCGACAGCGCCGACGAGCTCGCCCGCGCCCAGGGCCGCGTCACCGCCCTCGACCGCGCCTGGCAGATCGAGGTCGAACGGCACCGAGCCCAGGGCACGTCGGCCTCCTTCCTCGGCGTCCGCGCCCTCCCCTGGGACCTCTTCGCCCGCCGCGCCCGCCTCGACGACACGGCCAGACGGTGCTTCGCCGCGCTGGAGGAGCGTGATCCGGAGACCGCGCGGTGGGTCCGGGCGTACGTCGACGGGGTCAACGAGGGTTTGGCTGCGGGGACTTCGGCTCCCGAGTTCGCCGACTCCGGCCTGGAACCCGGCCGTTGGAACCCCTGGACCCCCCTCGGCATCTGGCTGGCCACCCACATCCTCTTCGCCGGTTTCCCCGCCAAGCTCTGGCGCGAAGAGGCGATACGGCACCTCGGGCCGGACGCCGTCGGGCTGTTCGCCACCGACGGCCCCGGTACCTCCGGCAGCAACGGCTGGCTGGTGAGCGGGGAACGGACCACGACCGGGCAGGCCCTGCTCGCCGGGGATCCGCACCGCTTCATCGAAGACCCCGGCGTCTACCAGCAAGTCCACCTCTCCTGCCCGGAGTTCGACGTCGTCGGGCTCACCGTGCCCGGCGTCCCCGGCATCGCCCACTTCGGGCACACCGGCACGGTCGCCTGGGCCATCACCAACGCCATGGCCGACTACCAGGACCTGTACCGGGAACGGCTCCGCCGCACCGGCGCCGGCGTCGAAGCCCTTGGCCCGGACGGCACTTGGCGCCGCGCCGCCCGCCACACGGAGACGATCGACGTGGCCGGTGAGGACCCCGTCGAGGTCGAGATCATCGAGACCGAACGCGGGCCGGTCGTCATCGGCGGGCCGGAAGGCCTCGACGGAGGCATCATCGGCGAACCGGAGGGGCTTTACGGAGGCATCACCGGCGGGCCGGGGCTTGACGGAGGCATCGTTGGCGGGCCAGAGGGACTCGATGGAGGCATCATCGGCGAACCGGAACGGCTCGCCGGAGGCATCAGCACCCCGCCCGACACCCCGCTCCACGCCCCGCTCCACGCCTCGCCCCACGCCCCGCCCCCCACCCCACCCCTCGCCGTCAGCCTCCGCTACCCGCCCCGCGTCACCGAAGACCTCGGCTTCACCTCCCTGCTCCCCCTCCTCCGTGCCCGCCAAGTCGCCGACGTGGACCGGGCGTTCGACGACTGGGCCGAACCCGTCAACGTCGTCCAGGCCGCCGACACCGAGGGCGGAACGCTGCACCGGGTCGCCGGCATGGTCCCGTCGCGCGCCGACGCCAACCGCACCCGGCTCGTCCCCGCCTGGGAACCCGGCCACGAGTGGCACGGCTGGCACCGACCGCCCCGCGCCGGACTCAACGGCGACGGCATCGCCGTCATGGCCAACCAACGCGGCCCCGCCACCCCCCTCGGCGTCGAGTTCGCCCCGAACCACCGTGCCGACCGCATCGCCGAGTTGCTCGGTGAGCGGGAGAAGTGGTCCGCCGCCGACCTGCCCGCGATCCACATGGACACCCATCTCGGCTCCGCCACACCCCTGTTGGACCACCTCGCCGCACTCACCCACCTCACCCCCGAAGCCTCCGCACTCCGCGAACGGCTGCTCGCCTGGGACCGCCGCATGGACGCCGGCAGCAGCGACGCCGCCGCCTACGCCACCGTGCGCGGCGCGGTCGTACGACGGATCGCGGCCCACCCCACCTTCGCCGCGCTGGCCGAACCACCCGCGTACCCGGAGGTCTTCCTGCCGTGGCTCGCGCTGCTCCCGCGCGTCGCCTTCGCGCTCGAACACCTCCTGAGCGCAAGGAAGTTGTACGGCATCGACCGGCCGGAGATCGTGCGGGCGGCTGTCGAGGAGGCCGCCGCTGAGCCGATCGGCACATGGGGCGACACCCATCGCCTCGCCCCCTGGCGGGCGTTGGCCGAGACCGCCCCGACTCCCGGTCCCGGACTGTCCGGTGACCACGACTGCGTGCTCTGCACCTCCGCCGTACCCGGGCTCACCGACCTTAGCGCGCGCGGCCCGGCGGCCCGGTTCGTGTGGGACCTGGCCCGGCGGGAGGACAGTCTGTGGGTGGTGCCATGGGGGGCGTCGGGGGTGGCCAGTTCACCGCACTGCCGGGATCAACTGCCCTTGTGGCTCAAGGGAGATCTGGTCCCGGTGATCACCGACTTCACCCGCCTCGAACTCCACCAAGAGACCGCCCCCGCCCGGCAACCCGTCCACTCACAACACATCCCCGGCTTCGGCACCGTCCGCGTCCTCCCCCTCGACCCCGTCGCCGACGCCCCGACGATCCACCGCTGGGTCAGCGAGCAACGCGCCGCGTTCTGGGGCATGAACGGCCTCACCCAGGCCCAAGTCACCGAGATCTACGCCCACATGGACACCCTCGACACCCACCACGCCCACCTGGTCACGAGGGACGACGAACCCGTCGCACTCCTCCAGACCTACGACCCCGCAGCAGACCGCGTCGGCGACTGCTACGCCGTAGAACCGGGAGACATCGGCATCCATCTCCTTCTCGCACCCGCCGGACCGGACGGCGCACGGCCCGGCTGGTCGGCGGCCGTGATGGGCGTCCTCGCCTCCTACGTCCTGCTCGGTCTGGACCGGCGCCGGATCGTGGTCGACCCGGACGTGCGGAACGAGAAGGCGATCGCGCGGTTCCTGCGCCAGGGGTTCGTGGCGGGCCCGCGGGTCGTCCTCCCGGAGGTGGACATCCCGGACGTGTTCATCCCCGAAAAGCGCGCTCAACTGGCGTTTCTCCCTCGCGAGGTGGCCTTCCCGTAG
- a CDS encoding copper resistance CopC/CopD family protein has protein sequence MLLGSLLVLLLLGTAGTASAHAALESTDPADGSVLKSAPRTVTLTFSESVALLDDSFRVYDPDNRRVKTSSAHHAKDAGDTASVTLPAKLGTGTYTVAWRVVSADSHPVSGAFTFSIGKPSATTTPVSTAPVEDPLTGSLYDIARYFAYIAAALLIGTATFVTLCRPPNPTVLNKPILMGWWTLLAATVALLILRAPYEAGTSLASAFEPSAIPKTLTSRPGLALAARLLLLAATAAFLLRLRGRERFGRVALGTGAVLAVGLALTWASAEHASAGIQVPVAMTSAVLHLLAMSVWLGGLTALLTVLYRSPDLDAAPVARFSRLAFASVTVLVVTGVYQSWRGLGSWNALTGTSYGRILLVKLGAVTLLLAVAGWSRRWTGRMVGEEVRLRVPELVRAGADGAAASGADGEGGPASGDDSKGGGDGSPDRGDGSQDRFRRGLRRSVLFEVGVGVVVLVITTLLTNTLPGRAAADAQQTATSAGIPAASVTIVPFRVGNAGGKVQITLDPGRVGENSVEAVVYGPDGGFATVPELRLSFTLPAQKVGPLDAKVKDEGGYWGTNTLNLPIAGTWTMKVTVRTSDVDQVSVSRQVRIVR, from the coding sequence GTGCTGCTGGGCTCCCTGCTGGTCCTGCTCCTCCTCGGCACCGCGGGCACCGCGTCCGCGCACGCCGCCCTCGAATCCACCGACCCCGCCGACGGCAGCGTCCTCAAGTCCGCCCCCCGCACCGTCACCCTCACCTTCTCCGAGTCCGTCGCCCTCCTCGACGACTCCTTCCGCGTCTACGACCCCGACAACCGGCGGGTGAAGACGAGTTCCGCGCACCACGCGAAGGACGCCGGGGACACGGCGAGCGTGACCCTCCCGGCCAAGCTCGGCACCGGTACCTACACGGTCGCCTGGCGCGTGGTCTCGGCCGACAGCCACCCGGTCTCGGGCGCCTTCACCTTCTCCATCGGCAAACCTTCCGCCACGACCACCCCGGTCAGCACGGCCCCGGTCGAGGACCCGCTGACCGGCAGCCTGTACGACATAGCCCGCTACTTCGCGTACATAGCCGCGGCCCTCCTCATCGGCACGGCAACCTTCGTCACCCTCTGCCGCCCCCCGAACCCGACGGTCCTCAACAAGCCGATCCTGATGGGCTGGTGGACCCTCCTGGCGGCCACCGTCGCCCTCCTGATCCTCCGCGCCCCCTACGAAGCGGGCACCAGCCTGGCCTCGGCCTTCGAGCCCTCCGCGATCCCGAAGACACTGACTTCCCGCCCGGGCCTGGCACTTGCGGCCCGTCTCCTCCTCCTCGCCGCAACAGCCGCATTTCTCCTACGACTTCGGGGACGGGAGCGGTTCGGCCGGGTGGCCCTGGGGACGGGTGCCGTCCTCGCGGTCGGGCTCGCGCTGACCTGGGCCTCGGCGGAACACGCCTCCGCCGGGATCCAGGTGCCGGTGGCGATGACCTCGGCGGTGCTGCATCTGCTCGCGATGTCGGTGTGGCTGGGCGGCCTGACGGCCCTGCTCACCGTCCTCTACCGCTCACCGGACCTCGACGCGGCCCCGGTGGCCCGCTTCTCCCGCCTCGCCTTCGCCTCGGTGACCGTCCTGGTCGTCACCGGCGTCTACCAGTCCTGGCGCGGCCTCGGCTCCTGGAACGCCCTCACCGGGACGTCGTACGGCCGCATCCTGCTCGTGAAACTCGGCGCGGTGACGCTGCTGCTCGCGGTGGCGGGGTGGTCGCGGCGGTGGACGGGGCGGATGGTGGGGGAGGAAGTGCGGCTCCGGGTACCGGAGTTGGTGCGGGCCGGGGCGGACGGGGCGGCGGCGTCCGGGGCCGATGGCGAGGGTGGCCCTGCTTCCGGTGACGATTCCAAGGGCGGGGGCGACGGTTCTCCGGACCGGGGCGACGGCTCCCAGGACCGTTTCCGGCGCGGTCTGCGCCGCTCCGTGCTGTTCGAAGTCGGCGTCGGTGTGGTGGTGTTGGTGATCACCACCCTCCTCACCAACACCCTTCCCGGCCGCGCGGCGGCGGACGCCCAGCAGACGGCGACCTCGGCCGGCATCCCGGCGGCCTCCGTCACCATCGTCCCCTTCCGGGTCGGCAACGCGGGCGGCAAGGTGCAGATCACCCTCGACCCCGGACGCGTCGGCGAGAACTCCGTCGAGGCGGTCGTCTACGGCCCCGACGGCGGTTTCGCCACCGTCCCCGAACTCCGGCTCTCCTTCACGCTCCCGGCCCAGAAGGTCGGCCCCCTCGACGCCAAGGTCAAGGACGAGGGCGGCTATTGGGGGACCAACACCCTCAACCTGCCGATCGCCGGGACCTGGACGATGAAGGTCACGGTCAGGACGTCCGACGTGGACCAGGTGAGTGTGTCGCGGCAGGTGCGGATCGTGCGGTAG
- a CDS encoding HhH-GPD-type base excision DNA repair protein: MDATLHLAQDPAADELLGRSPLAALVGMLLDQQVPMEWAFKGPRTIADRLGATDLDAQEIAAQDPEAFAALLSEKPAVHRYPGSMAKRIQQLCQYLVEHYDGDASGVWAGVGTGAELLKRLEELPGFGKQKAQIFLALLGKQLGVTPKGWREAAGAYGEAKSYRSVADITGPESLAKVRAHKQEMKAAAKAAKATKASGGK, translated from the coding sequence ATGGACGCAACCCTTCACCTCGCCCAGGACCCCGCCGCCGACGAACTCCTCGGCCGCTCCCCGCTCGCCGCGCTGGTGGGGATGCTGCTCGATCAACAGGTGCCGATGGAGTGGGCGTTCAAGGGGCCGCGGACGATCGCCGACCGGCTCGGGGCCACCGATCTGGACGCGCAGGAGATCGCCGCACAGGACCCCGAGGCCTTCGCCGCGCTGCTCTCCGAGAAGCCGGCCGTGCACCGCTACCCGGGGTCCATGGCCAAGCGGATCCAGCAGCTCTGCCAGTACCTCGTCGAGCACTACGACGGGGACGCGAGCGGTGTCTGGGCGGGCGTCGGCACGGGAGCCGAGCTGCTCAAGCGGCTTGAGGAACTGCCCGGGTTCGGCAAGCAGAAGGCCCAGATCTTCCTCGCCCTGCTCGGCAAGCAGCTCGGTGTCACGCCGAAGGGCTGGCGCGAGGCCGCCGGGGCGTACGGCGAGGCGAAGTCCTACCGTTCGGTCGCCGACATCACCGGCCCCGAGTCGCTGGCGAAGGTCCGCGCCCACAAGCAGGAGATGAAGGCCGCGGCCAAGGCGGCGAAGGCGACCAAGGCCTCCGGCGGCAAGTAA
- a CDS encoding haloalkane dehalogenase — MGRAERGGVPVTTTHSIRALDSTMSYRELGSGVPIVFLHGNPTSSHLWRNVMPGVASGRLLAPDLIGMGDSGKPEIAYSFADHARYLDAWFEALGLRDVVLVGHDWGGALAFDRAARHPDRVRGIAFTETIVKPMSWAEFPEEGRELFRAIKTEGVGEAMILDENAFIEQALPAASATPLTPADLAVHRKPYPTRESRRPLLRWARSMPLGGEPADVVTRIEAYDRWLAASPEVPKLLLTFAPGAGTMMDEDAIAWCAANISALEIEHSDAVAGHHTPEDQPELIAAAISGWVERLRLTHGHRTITTRDSQVNG; from the coding sequence ATGGGCCGAGCGGAACGTGGTGGCGTTCCGGTGACCACAACCCACTCCATCCGCGCCCTCGACTCGACCATGTCCTACCGGGAGTTGGGCAGCGGGGTGCCGATCGTGTTCCTGCACGGCAACCCGACCTCGTCCCACCTGTGGCGGAACGTCATGCCGGGTGTCGCTTCCGGACGGCTGCTGGCACCCGACCTCATCGGCATGGGCGACTCGGGCAAGCCGGAGATCGCGTACTCCTTCGCCGACCATGCCCGGTACCTGGACGCCTGGTTCGAGGCGCTCGGGCTGCGGGACGTGGTGCTGGTCGGACACGACTGGGGTGGCGCCCTGGCCTTCGACCGGGCCGCGCGCCATCCGGACCGGGTGCGGGGCATCGCGTTCACCGAGACCATCGTCAAGCCGATGAGCTGGGCCGAATTCCCCGAAGAGGGGCGCGAGTTGTTCCGCGCGATCAAGACGGAGGGGGTCGGCGAGGCCATGATCCTCGACGAGAACGCCTTCATCGAGCAGGCACTCCCCGCCGCCTCCGCCACCCCCCTCACCCCGGCCGACCTCGCCGTCCACCGCAAGCCGTACCCCACCCGCGAGAGCCGCCGCCCCCTCCTGCGCTGGGCGCGCTCGATGCCGCTGGGCGGCGAGCCCGCCGACGTCGTGACCAGGATCGAGGCCTACGACCGGTGGCTGGCGGCCAGCCCGGAGGTACCCAAGCTGCTGCTCACGTTCGCGCCCGGAGCGGGGACGATGATGGACGAGGACGCCATCGCCTGGTGCGCGGCGAACATCTCCGCCCTGGAGATCGAGCACTCGGACGCCGTCGCCGGCCATCACACACCGGAGGACCAGCCCGAGTTGATCGCGGCCGCGATATCGGGCTGGGTGGAGCGGCTCAGGCTCACACACGGTCACAGAACGATCACGACGAGGGACTCCCAGGTGAACGGGTAG